From one uncultured Erythrobacter sp. genomic stretch:
- a CDS encoding isoprenylcysteine carboxylmethyltransferase family protein: protein MTLPYAIMIFITLQRISELVIAQSNTKALLARGAVEFGRSHYPVMVLMHASWLAVLWAMVGGAPVNMALLAVFAVLQAMRVWVLATLGRRWTTRIIVPKDEAPITSGPFRIMRHPNYFVVICEIAVVPLMFGLVWVAVLYSVLNAAMLWVRIRAENAAYSPA from the coding sequence ATGACCCTGCCTTATGCCATCATGATATTCATCACGCTCCAGCGGATATCCGAGCTTGTCATTGCGCAGAGCAACACCAAGGCACTGCTGGCGCGCGGCGCGGTCGAATTCGGGCGATCTCATTACCCGGTCATGGTGCTGATGCACGCATCGTGGCTGGCTGTCTTGTGGGCGATGGTCGGCGGCGCGCCGGTGAACATGGCTTTGCTCGCGGTTTTCGCGGTCCTTCAGGCCATGCGCGTCTGGGTGCTGGCGACGCTGGGGCGGCGCTGGACGACGCGGATCATCGTTCCCAAAGATGAAGCGCCGATCACGAGCGGGCCGTTTCGCATCATGCGTCACCCGAACTATTTCGTCGTGATCTGCGAGATCGCGGTTGTGCCTTTGATGTTCGGACTGGTCTGGGTGGCGGTGCTCTATTCCGTGCTCAATGCCGCCATGCTGTGGGTGCGCATCCGGGCGGAGAATGCAGCCTATTCCCCGGCCTAA
- a CDS encoding DHA2 family efflux MFS transporter permease subunit — protein sequence MNGDEIPEASLRTWAGFIFMCIGMFMAILDIQIVATSLPTIQGALDIGTDQMIWIQTAYLTAEIVAIPLTGFLTARLGMRWLFVSAVTVFTIASIGCAESQTFASLIIWRIVQGFAGGTLIPAVFSAVFLLFPVRSQGIATTIAGVAAVFAPTVGPIVGGWITETYSWHWLFRINIVPGILAAVGAAVTLRGAASNTRVARSVDAAALTLMAAGLIALQIGLKDAPTDGWLSPMVATLLLGFVFCSGWFVWRTARSSDPLVELRCFKDRNFAISCALSFILGVGLFGSTYLMPFFLGLVREHDALRIGEIMLVTGIAQLIAAPVAVYLEQRVGARSLTVFGFVLFAAGLLMSTTQTADTDFAEMMLPQVLRGVATMFCLLPPTRMALGRLSPELVADGSGLFNLMRNLGGAIGLALIDTTIFSRAATYGAQIAEELKAGNIATAVRIGIPRDAFIEQIGIPPDEFTEEMVRPLVERQALVEAINDAWMLIGVLTALAVILVCSVRQMPTQNASAVDGDDVPSR from the coding sequence ATGAACGGCGACGAAATACCCGAGGCAAGCCTGAGGACTTGGGCCGGTTTCATCTTCATGTGCATCGGCATGTTCATGGCGATTCTAGATATCCAGATCGTCGCAACATCCCTGCCCACAATCCAGGGCGCGCTGGACATCGGCACCGACCAGATGATCTGGATCCAGACCGCCTATCTCACGGCAGAGATTGTGGCGATACCGCTCACCGGCTTCCTGACCGCCAGATTGGGTATGCGCTGGCTGTTCGTTTCGGCGGTTACGGTGTTCACCATTGCCTCGATAGGCTGCGCCGAAAGCCAGACATTTGCCTCGCTGATCATCTGGCGGATCGTTCAGGGCTTTGCCGGGGGCACCTTGATCCCGGCGGTGTTTTCTGCCGTGTTCCTCCTGTTTCCGGTGCGTTCGCAAGGGATTGCCACAACCATCGCCGGGGTCGCGGCAGTCTTTGCGCCGACCGTCGGCCCGATCGTGGGAGGCTGGATCACCGAGACATATTCCTGGCACTGGCTGTTCCGGATCAACATCGTGCCGGGCATTCTGGCGGCGGTCGGAGCTGCGGTGACGCTTCGCGGTGCGGCGAGCAATACGCGTGTCGCCCGGTCGGTCGATGCGGCGGCGCTGACCCTTATGGCGGCGGGACTGATCGCGCTTCAGATCGGCCTGAAAGATGCGCCGACCGATGGGTGGCTCTCTCCCATGGTGGCCACGCTGCTGCTGGGCTTTGTCTTTTGCTCGGGCTGGTTTGTCTGGCGCACGGCCCGATCATCCGATCCCTTGGTGGAATTGCGATGCTTCAAGGATCGCAACTTTGCCATCAGCTGCGCGCTGAGTTTCATTCTGGGTGTGGGGTTGTTCGGTTCGACCTATCTGATGCCGTTTTTCCTCGGCCTGGTGCGCGAGCACGATGCGCTTCGGATTGGCGAGATCATGCTTGTCACCGGGATCGCCCAGCTCATCGCCGCGCCCGTCGCCGTCTATCTCGAACAGCGAGTCGGCGCGCGCTCGCTGACCGTGTTTGGCTTCGTCCTGTTTGCCGCCGGTCTGCTGATGAGCACCACGCAGACCGCTGACACCGATTTTGCAGAGATGATGCTGCCGCAGGTCCTGCGCGGCGTTGCGACCATGTTCTGCCTGCTGCCCCCGACGCGGATGGCCTTGGGGCGCCTGTCGCCCGAACTGGTGGCGGATGGGAGCGGGTTGTTCAACCTGATGCGCAATCTCGGCGGGGCGATTGGCCTTGCCCTCATCGACACCACGATCTTCAGCCGCGCCGCCACCTATGGCGCGCAAATCGCGGAAGAATTGAAGGCCGGGAACATCGCAACTGCGGTAAGGATCGGTATCCCCCGCGATGCTTTCATCGAACAGATCGGCATACCGCCTGATGAATTCACCGAAGAGATGGTCCGTCCCCTGGTGGAACGACAAGCCTTGGTCGAGGCCATCAACGATGCTTGGATGTTGATCGGCGTATTGACAGCACTTGCGGTGATACTCGTCTGTTCTGTTCGCCAAATGCCGACCCAGAATGCGAGCGCTGTCGATGGCGATGACGTTCCATCCCGATAG
- a CDS encoding type III polyketide synthase yields the protein MIPVSIHSLATATPLNILDQTTGAQVAEQLLGSAFEDFGRLRSIYGNAGIEFRQLARPVAWYMQPRSIVERTEVYLEVALDLFVEAAEKALAEAGIAADEVDVIVTVSSTGIATPSLEARAMSRMGFRSDVSRVPVFGLGCAGGVSGLGLAAKLARVGQGATVLFVTVELCSLALRTENVGKADIVSTALFGDGAAACVIRPGDEGFTQISGSAEKTWADTLDIMGWQMEPAGLGVVLNRAIPAFARKEFRGAVEEMLAPQGVQIGEVDRFICHPGGAKVVDAIEAALALPQGSLNDEREVLRLHGNMSAPTALFVLDRVRQSGLAPLSVMAALGPGFTASTVTLRSPA from the coding sequence ATGATTCCGGTAAGCATCCACTCGCTCGCTACAGCGACGCCGCTGAATATCCTTGACCAGACGACAGGTGCGCAGGTTGCCGAACAGCTGCTCGGCAGCGCGTTTGAGGATTTCGGCAGGCTGCGCTCGATCTACGGCAATGCCGGGATCGAATTTCGCCAACTGGCCCGCCCGGTTGCCTGGTATATGCAGCCGCGCAGCATCGTCGAACGCACCGAAGTCTATCTTGAAGTCGCGCTCGATCTGTTTGTCGAAGCGGCGGAGAAGGCACTGGCCGAAGCAGGGATCGCTGCGGACGAGGTCGACGTCATCGTCACCGTATCCTCCACCGGCATTGCCACACCAAGCCTCGAAGCACGTGCCATGAGCCGGATGGGGTTCCGCAGCGATGTGTCGAGAGTTCCGGTGTTCGGCCTTGGCTGTGCCGGGGGCGTTTCGGGACTGGGCCTTGCTGCAAAACTCGCCCGGGTTGGCCAAGGCGCCACGGTCCTGTTTGTCACGGTGGAACTTTGCAGTCTGGCTTTGAGGACCGAGAATGTCGGCAAGGCGGACATCGTCTCGACCGCGCTGTTCGGTGACGGTGCGGCGGCCTGCGTGATCCGGCCCGGCGACGAAGGGTTCACGCAGATTTCCGGCAGCGCCGAAAAGACCTGGGCCGATACACTCGACATCATGGGCTGGCAGATGGAGCCGGCCGGATTGGGCGTCGTTCTCAACCGCGCCATTCCCGCTTTCGCCCGGAAGGAATTTCGCGGGGCGGTGGAAGAGATGCTGGCCCCTCAGGGCGTGCAAATCGGCGAAGTGGACCGCTTCATCTGCCATCCCGGCGGCGCCAAAGTCGTCGACGCGATCGAGGCTGCGCTCGCCTTGCCGCAGGGGAGCCTCAATGATGAACGCGAGGTTCTGCGCCTGCACGGCAATATGTCTGCGCCAACCGCCCTGTTTGTGCTCGACCGGGTGCGCCAAAGCGGGCTTGCGCCACTGTCGGTGATGGCCGCGCTCGGCCCCGGTTTCACGGCCAGCACGGTCACATTGCGGAGCCCAGCATGA